Proteins encoded together in one Cellulomonas gilvus ATCC 13127 window:
- a CDS encoding beta-L-arabinofuranosidase domain-containing protein, translating into MPHETRRRRLRRLVAAGVIGPFLAVGSLVPAHAETTLSDPVLDLSFEGTVADASALAHPTALTGHNGSSTLSYQYTPGVAEGTQALQLQGSTYLDLGTSTALQPQDLTLSFWIKPNGAWSGEQVITWNKSTWNSDGWYVASESNTSPLAISIGPATSGNNQPYMVTVASTDRAAFMPPGEWTHLVVTYDHTSKGVAVYRNGIAVPTSVRYPFGGANGATGVLGSSPALPKTIGFNGPTYKGSYLLAALDEYRVYDDVASLEDVVGLYEQSGRTIDRQAVAQQDADALSVPEQVTLGVVLPTTGSQGSQVSWESSDPDVISTTGVVHRPGADEEDATVTLTATVRYLGGPAVTRTFTVTVPADLTEHALQDSGLEDLYLTDAYLTNAAAKEHEYLLSLSSEKFLYEWYRNVGLTPTTTSGYGGWERSDVTNFRGHAFGHYMSALSQSYSATADATTKAALLEQVEDAVAGLTLVQDTYAAAHPASAGYVSAFPESALDAVDGTGTTTDKVLVPWYNLHKVLAGLLDIHDYVGGATGAQALDIASQFGEYTYQRISRLTDRTRMLRTEYGGMNDALYRLYDLTDDPHVKTAAEAFDETALFTQLAAGQDVLNGKHANTTIPKLIGALKRYTVFTSDADRLASLTEAERAQLPTYLAAAEEFWQITVDHHTYATGSNSQSEHFHDPDSLHEFATQQGETGNAQTSETCNEYNMLKLSRELFKLTKDVKYAHYYENTFINTVLASQNPDTGMTTYFQPMAAGYDRIYSMPYTEFWCCTGTGMESFSKLGDSMYFTDRRSVYVTMFFSSRFDYAEQNLRLTQEADLPSDDTVTFRVAAIDGDQVADGTTLRLRVPQWIDGAATLTVNGEAVTPQVVRGFVVLEGVAAGDVITYRMPMKVQAHAAPDNPTWAAFSYGPVVLSTGLGTANLGASQTVGVGVRVARVDPAAQKSVTVAEGTPEQWLADVEDNLVRIADGADGQVRFALRNTTDGADLVFTPHYQRHDERYGLYLYVESVDGPEAQARILAAKQELRDDEIAVDGIDNFDGNNFEAEKGLRTGGTGTSQVGVWNGRQYRDATAGGWFSYDLAFDPAAPTGYLRVRYYGGDVGRSFDVYVNDVKLKTVAVSNAQGGTSFYLDDTLLPASALAIDGSTRYKKDVNGNVVLDADGHKIPVVTVRFQSTGGLVGGVFGAYVLRSTAYDTDPELSALSFDVGTLDPAFTPGRSSYVLTVPPATTSVRMSAAPHVPSGLVHVDGVLIDDTVARTVPLAASGTTTVSIMARAQDHTTAAPYTVQVVRRALGTDASLRSLTVDGTAVPGFDPAVHDYALTTATGTAVVAAVAADPAATVVVGPQGTDGAYAVAVTAEDGTTTATYRVVVTRTPAPERSASTTTATVPRQVRYGAAHTVKVRVVARDGSAVAGKATVTVRKAGKTVQVRTVTVKAGVAAVTLSRLPVGQYSVQATFAGSTTVLPSSGVAVTQVVRTPSSVTARLGTATIKARTGRTSVAVTVRTATGVPATGKATVQLVRAGVVVRTTTVTLSAGKAVVPVRDLTRTGTYTVKVTYRGTANVAASVAKALTLRVT; encoded by the coding sequence ATGCCCCACGAGACCCGCCGACGCCGGTTGCGCCGGCTCGTCGCCGCCGGCGTCATCGGTCCGTTCCTCGCCGTCGGGAGCCTGGTCCCCGCGCACGCGGAGACGACGCTGAGCGACCCCGTGCTCGACCTGTCCTTCGAGGGCACGGTCGCCGACGCCAGCGCGCTGGCCCACCCCACCGCCCTGACCGGGCACAACGGCTCGAGCACGCTGAGCTACCAGTACACCCCGGGCGTGGCCGAGGGCACGCAGGCGCTGCAGCTGCAGGGCAGCACGTACCTGGACCTGGGGACCAGCACCGCGCTCCAGCCGCAGGACCTCACGCTCTCGTTCTGGATCAAGCCCAACGGCGCGTGGTCCGGCGAGCAGGTGATCACGTGGAACAAGAGCACCTGGAACAGCGACGGCTGGTACGTCGCGTCCGAGTCGAACACCTCCCCGCTGGCGATCTCGATCGGCCCGGCCACGAGCGGCAACAACCAGCCGTACATGGTCACGGTCGCCTCGACCGACCGGGCGGCGTTCATGCCCCCGGGCGAGTGGACGCACCTCGTCGTGACGTACGACCACACCTCCAAGGGCGTCGCGGTGTACCGCAACGGCATCGCCGTCCCGACGAGCGTGCGGTACCCGTTCGGCGGCGCGAACGGGGCCACCGGCGTGCTGGGCTCGAGCCCCGCGCTGCCCAAGACGATCGGCTTCAACGGCCCCACGTACAAGGGCTCGTACCTGCTGGCCGCGCTCGACGAGTACCGCGTCTACGACGACGTGGCCTCGCTCGAGGACGTCGTCGGGCTGTACGAGCAGTCGGGCCGCACGATCGACCGCCAGGCGGTCGCGCAGCAGGACGCCGACGCGCTGTCCGTCCCGGAGCAGGTCACGCTCGGCGTAGTCCTGCCCACAACCGGCTCGCAGGGCTCGCAGGTGAGCTGGGAGTCGTCGGACCCCGACGTCATCAGCACCACGGGTGTGGTGCACCGTCCGGGCGCCGACGAGGAGGACGCGACGGTCACGCTCACCGCGACCGTCCGCTACCTGGGCGGACCCGCGGTGACGCGGACGTTCACGGTGACGGTCCCGGCGGACCTCACGGAGCACGCGCTGCAGGACAGCGGCCTGGAGGACCTGTACCTGACCGACGCCTACCTGACGAACGCCGCGGCCAAGGAGCACGAGTACCTGCTGAGCCTCAGCTCGGAGAAGTTCCTGTACGAGTGGTACCGGAACGTGGGCCTGACGCCCACGACGACCTCGGGCTACGGCGGCTGGGAGCGCAGCGACGTCACCAACTTCCGCGGGCACGCGTTCGGCCACTACATGTCGGCGTTGTCGCAGTCCTACAGCGCCACGGCCGACGCGACGACGAAGGCCGCCCTGCTCGAGCAGGTCGAGGACGCGGTCGCGGGCCTGACGCTGGTGCAGGACACCTACGCCGCCGCGCACCCCGCGAGCGCCGGGTACGTCTCGGCGTTCCCGGAGAGCGCGCTCGACGCGGTGGACGGCACGGGCACGACCACGGACAAGGTCCTGGTGCCCTGGTACAACCTGCACAAGGTCCTCGCGGGGCTGCTGGACATCCACGACTACGTGGGCGGCGCCACGGGGGCGCAGGCGCTCGACATCGCGTCCCAGTTCGGTGAGTACACGTACCAGCGGATCTCGCGCCTCACGGACCGCACCCGCATGCTGCGCACGGAGTACGGCGGCATGAACGACGCGCTCTACCGCCTGTACGACCTGACCGACGACCCGCACGTCAAGACCGCCGCGGAGGCGTTCGACGAGACCGCGCTGTTCACGCAGCTCGCCGCCGGGCAGGACGTGCTCAACGGCAAGCACGCGAACACGACGATCCCCAAGCTCATCGGCGCGCTCAAGCGGTACACGGTCTTCACGTCCGACGCCGACCGGCTGGCGAGCCTCACGGAGGCGGAGCGCGCGCAGCTGCCGACGTACCTGGCCGCGGCCGAGGAGTTCTGGCAGATCACGGTGGACCACCACACGTACGCCACGGGCTCCAACAGCCAGTCGGAGCACTTCCACGACCCGGACTCGTTGCACGAGTTCGCCACGCAGCAGGGGGAGACGGGCAACGCCCAGACCTCCGAGACGTGCAACGAGTACAACATGCTCAAGCTGTCCCGCGAGCTGTTCAAGCTCACCAAGGACGTCAAGTACGCGCACTACTACGAGAACACGTTCATCAACACGGTCCTGGCGTCGCAGAACCCCGACACCGGCATGACGACGTACTTCCAGCCGATGGCCGCGGGCTACGACCGCATCTACTCGATGCCCTACACCGAGTTCTGGTGCTGCACGGGCACGGGCATGGAGTCGTTCTCGAAGCTGGGCGACTCGATGTACTTCACGGACCGGCGCTCGGTGTACGTGACGATGTTCTTCTCGTCGCGGTTCGACTACGCCGAGCAGAACCTGCGGCTGACGCAGGAGGCGGACCTGCCGTCCGACGACACCGTGACGTTCCGCGTCGCGGCGATCGACGGCGACCAGGTGGCCGACGGGACCACGCTGCGCCTGCGCGTGCCGCAGTGGATCGACGGCGCCGCGACCCTGACCGTCAACGGCGAGGCGGTGACGCCGCAGGTGGTGCGCGGCTTCGTCGTGCTGGAGGGCGTGGCGGCGGGTGACGTGATCACCTACCGGATGCCCATGAAGGTCCAGGCGCACGCGGCACCCGACAACCCGACGTGGGCCGCGTTCTCCTACGGCCCCGTGGTGCTCTCGACCGGGCTCGGCACCGCGAACCTGGGCGCGTCGCAGACGGTCGGCGTGGGGGTCCGGGTCGCGCGCGTGGACCCGGCCGCGCAGAAGTCGGTGACGGTCGCCGAGGGCACGCCCGAGCAGTGGCTCGCGGACGTCGAGGACAACCTGGTGCGCATCGCCGACGGCGCCGACGGCCAGGTGCGGTTCGCGCTGCGGAACACCACCGACGGCGCGGACCTGGTCTTCACGCCGCACTACCAGCGGCACGACGAGCGCTACGGCCTCTACCTGTACGTCGAGTCCGTGGACGGGCCCGAGGCGCAGGCGCGGATCCTCGCGGCCAAGCAGGAGCTGCGCGACGACGAGATCGCCGTCGACGGGATCGACAACTTCGACGGCAACAACTTCGAGGCCGAGAAGGGGCTGCGCACAGGCGGCACCGGCACGTCGCAGGTGGGCGTCTGGAACGGCCGGCAGTACCGCGACGCCACCGCGGGCGGCTGGTTCAGCTACGACCTGGCGTTCGACCCCGCAGCCCCCACGGGCTACCTCCGGGTGCGCTACTACGGCGGCGACGTGGGCCGGTCGTTCGACGTGTACGTCAACGACGTCAAGCTCAAGACGGTCGCGGTCTCGAACGCCCAGGGCGGCACGTCGTTCTACCTGGACGACACGCTCCTACCGGCCTCGGCGCTCGCGATCGACGGCAGCACCCGGTACAAGAAGGACGTCAACGGGAACGTCGTGCTCGACGCGGACGGGCACAAGATCCCCGTCGTCACGGTGCGCTTCCAGTCGACCGGCGGCCTCGTCGGCGGCGTGTTCGGCGCGTACGTGCTGCGCTCGACGGCGTACGACACCGACCCGGAGCTGTCCGCGCTGTCGTTCGACGTCGGCACGCTGGACCCGGCGTTCACCCCGGGCCGCTCGTCCTACGTGCTCACGGTCCCGCCGGCAACGACGAGCGTGCGCATGAGCGCGGCGCCGCACGTGCCCTCGGGCCTGGTGCACGTGGACGGCGTGCTGATCGACGACACGGTGGCGCGCACGGTGCCGCTCGCGGCGTCGGGGACCACGACGGTCTCGATCATGGCGCGCGCGCAGGACCACACCACCGCGGCGCCGTACACGGTCCAGGTGGTGCGCCGCGCGCTCGGCACCGACGCGTCGCTCAGGTCTCTCACGGTGGACGGCACCGCGGTGCCGGGCTTCGACCCGGCCGTGCACGACTACGCGCTGACGACCGCCACGGGGACCGCGGTGGTCGCGGCGGTCGCGGCCGATCCCGCCGCGACCGTGGTCGTCGGTCCGCAGGGCACGGACGGTGCGTACGCCGTCGCGGTCACCGCGGAGGACGGCACGACCACCGCGACCTACCGCGTGGTGGTGACCAGGACGCCCGCGCCCGAGCGGTCCGCGTCCACGACGACGGCCACCGTGCCGCGTCAGGTCCGGTACGGCGCCGCGCACACCGTGAAGGTCCGGGTGGTCGCGCGGGACGGCAGCGCGGTCGCGGGCAAGGCGACCGTCACGGTGCGCAAGGCGGGCAAGACCGTCCAGGTGCGGACGGTCACGGTGAAGGCGGGCGTCGCCGCGGTCACGCTGAGCCGGCTGCCCGTGGGGCAGTACTCGGTGCAGGCCACGTTCGCGGGCAGCACGACGGTCCTGCCCTCGAGCGGGGTCGCGGTCACGCAGGTGGTCCGGACCCCGTCCAGCGTCACCGCACGCCTCGGGACCGCGACGATCAAGGCGCGGACGGGTCGGACCTCGGTGGCCGTCACGGTCCGCACCGCGACCGGTGTGCCCGCCACGGGCAAGGCCACGGTGCAGCTGGTCCGCGCGGGCGTCGTGGTCCGGACGACCACGGTGACCCTGAGCGCCGGCAAGGCCGTGGTCCCGGTGCGGGACCTGACCAGGACCGGCACGTACACCGTCAAGGTCACCTATCGCGGGACGGCGAACGTCGCCGCGTCGGTGGCCAAGGCGCTCACCCTGCGGGTCACCTGA